The Rudaeicoccus suwonensis DNA window CAACTCGGGGCCGCGCGCACCAGAGAACTCATCACCGCAAGCCTGACCGAGTCCTACGCACGAGACGTGTCGGCATCAGTGGTCACCGAGGGCGACGCCCAGGTCGTGCGCATCACGGTGCGTGCCCCATTGCCGATCCTCGGCCCCTTCGGCCCGTCGCAGTCGCTGACGGTGTCGGGCCGTGCCTACGAGGAGGCGCAATGAGCCGGAGAGTGCTGCGGCATACAGCACGCGGAGTCCGTGAACTCGTCGGCCGGTCACCGATCGCCGCGCGGTGCCGCGCCCGGCTCGCATCGGCCGGTCGCGAGGACGGCAGCGCGATCGTCGAGTTCATCGTGGTGGGTGTCGCGCTGATCCTGCCGGTGTTCTACCTGGTCGTCACCCTCGCCCGGCTGCAGGCCGGCACGTATGCCGTCGCTGCCGCCGCACGTGAGTCGTCACGGATGTTCGTGACCGCGAGCAATGACTCCACTGCGACGGCGCGTTCGCAGGCAGCGGCGCGAATGGCGTTCGCGGATCAGGGTTTTGAGGGCGCGGGCACCGTGCAGGTGTTGTGCTCGAAGTCGCCATGTCTGACACCCGACGGCGTGATCGACACCGTCGCCGACCTGGATGTCGAGTTGCCGCTGATCCCCAGCTTCCTGCAAGGAGCCGTCCCCTCGGTCGTGCACCTGCACTCGCGGCACGCCGAAGTCGTCGACCGGTACCGCGCCCGATGAGCAGCCGACTGGTCACCGGCGCGCTCGCGAAACTGCTTGCAGCACTGCGACAGCGCTGGCACGCGCACACGGCTGCGGGGGAGGAGGGGCGCGTCATACTGCTCATCGCCGGGCTCTTCGCCATCCTCGCCACATTGATCCTGGGCGGGGTCAACCTCACCGCGATCCAACTGGCCAAGGTGCATGTGCTCGACGCGGCGGATGCCGCAGCCGTCGACGCCGCCGACTCGATCAACGAGGGCGGCATCTACAAGGGTGGACTCGGATCGACGCTCACCCTGTCCGACGACGGCGTGCAACGGACCGCCGCCGCGAGCCTTGGCCGACAGAAGGTGCCCGCCAATGTCACCGGTTGGGCGATCGGGTCCGGCACGGGCACCACCGACGGTCACACCGCCCAGGTGCGCGTCGATGCAGTCGTGCGCCCACCGATCCTGTCCGGTGTCCTGGCCACGATGTTCGGCGAGGTGCGGATCAGCGTGCAGTCGCGCGCCCGCGCCGATTTGAACTGATCGCCTAGGCTGTTCGATCGTGGCTACAGACTTTCCCGCGGAGATCAAGGCGTTGCGTACGACGATGGAGTCGGTGCGTGAGGTGACCGACCTCGACGCGCTGCGCGCACAGATCACCGACCTCGAGGCGAAGTCGAGCGCGCCCGACCTGTGGGACGACCCGGAGAAGGCGCAAGAAGTCACCAGCAGCCTGTCACGCGCAAACTCCGAAC harbors:
- a CDS encoding pilus assembly protein codes for the protein MSRRVLRHTARGVRELVGRSPIAARCRARLASAGREDGSAIVEFIVVGVALILPVFYLVVTLARLQAGTYAVAAAARESSRMFVTASNDSTATARSQAAARMAFADQGFEGAGTVQVLCSKSPCLTPDGVIDTVADLDVELPLIPSFLQGAVPSVVHLHSRHAEVVDRYRAR
- a CDS encoding TadE family protein, giving the protein MAEFAMVGALVVLFFLAALQLGFALHVRNMLIENAVEGARYGARADSTPQLGAARTRELITASLTESYARDVSASVVTEGDAQVVRITVRAPLPILGPFGPSQSLTVSGRAYEEAQ